The nucleotide window GGGGGGCTACCTGTACAACAACGCGGGCGAGCGGTTCATGGCCCGCTACGCGCCGGAGAAGATGGAGCTGGCGACCCGCGACCTCGTTTCCCAGGCGATCGAGACGGAGATCAGGGAGGGGCGCGGCTTCGGGGAGGGGATGAACGCCTATGTGCTGCTCGATCTCAGGCACCTGGGGCGGGAGAAGATCCTCGAGCGCTTGCCAGGTATCCGCGATCTGGCGATAACCTTCGAACAGGTCGACCCCATCGAAGCGCCGATTCCTATCCGTCCGAGCTGCCATTATACGATGGGCGGCGTGGACGTGACAAATTTCCGCACCGGGGGCACGGCTCTCGCCGGGCTGTTCGCGGCCGGCGAGGCGGCCTGCGTGTCCATCCACGGCGCGAACCGGCTGGGCGGCAATTCGCTCGCCGATATCATGGTGTTCGGCAAGTGCGCCGGCGTCGGGGCGGCCGACTATGCCCAGGCGCAGAGCCGCGAGGCCGGCGACGGGGCGCTAATGGCCAAGACGGCCGAATGGGAGGCGCGGCTGGCGGCGGCGATGGCCCGCGGCGGCGGACCGGCTGTAGCGTCGATCCGCGACCGGTTGGCCGAGGCGATGTGGAACAAGGTCGGTATTTTCCGCCGCGGCGCCGAGATGGAGGAGGCGGCGGCGATAGTGGACGGCCTGGCCGCAGAGTATGAACGGTGCGCCGTCGGCGACGACAGCCGGGTTTTTAACACGGCGCTGGTGAATTACGTGGAGCTGGGCAACCTGCTGGCGATGGCCAAGGCGGCGGTGCTGGGAGCGATAAACCGCACCGAGAGCCGTGGCTGCCACCTGCGCGAGGATTACCCGGCCCGCGACGACGTCAATTTCCTCAAACATACCCTCGTCACTCTGGCGGGGGCACAATATGAGCTGTCTTACCGGCCGGTGGTCGTGACCGAGCACCAGCCGGCGGAACGGAGGTACTGATGGAACAGGTTGTCTACCGGATACGCCGCTTCGACGGCGAGAAGGAGTTCTGGCAGGAATACAGCTTCGCGCATGAGCCGAATAAGACAGTGCTGTGGGGGCTGCTGAAGATCAAGGAGACGGCCGATCCTTCGCTGGCGTTCGTGGCCGCCTGCCGCTCGGCGGTGTGCGGGGCGTGCGCGGTGCGGGTCAACGGCGAGGCGGTGCTGGCGTGCGAGACGCCGCTCGACGCGCTGCTGGGCCGCTTCGGTGCGACGTTGGTCCTCGAGCCGCTTGGCAATTTCCCGGTAATCCGCGATCTGGTGGTGGACTGGGAGCCCAAGGCGGTCAGGCTGGCGGAGGCCAAGCCGTGGCTGATGCCGCGGGACGAGTTTTCGGCGGAGGCGGGCTGCCGACAGACGCAGGCGGAGTTTAAGAAGATAAACGCGCAAACCAACTGTATCCTCTGCGGGTCGTGCGCGTCGGAGTGCAACAAGCTGAGCACGGGAGACGACGATTTCTACGAGCCGTTTGTCTATACCAAGGCCGGCAAGTTTGTCGCCGATTCGCGCGACGGGGCGGCCGCCGAGCACCTGCGCCCCGTGCTGGCGCGCGGCCTGTGGAAGTGCGTGCATTGCCAGGAGTGTGTGACGAAGTGCCCCAAACGGGTGGCGCCGGCGGAGGATATCGCCGCGCTGCGCCGCGAGTCGATCAGGCAGGGGCTGACCGATAATCCGGGGGCGAGGCATGCGCTGGCGTTCGCGGGCGATATCACGAATTCCGGCCGGCTGAACGAGACGACGATGGCGGTCAAGACCGACGGGCTGCTGAAGTCTGCCACCCGCCTGCCGTTCGCTCTGCGGCTGCTGCGCCGCGGCAAGCTCAACCCGTTCCACTTCCCGGCGCCGGTCGAGGGCATCGACGGTGTCCGCGCGATCGTGAAGGCCGCTAAGGAGGCGAAAGAATGATGCGCTATGCGTTTTTCCCCGGCTGCGTGCTGGACGGGGCGGCAGCCGAGGCCCGCGAGGCGACGGTGAGAGTCGCGCGCGCCCTGGATATCGAGCTTGTCGAGCTGCCGGGCTGGACGTGCTGCGGCGCGTCTCACGCCCAGGACGTGGACGAACTGGCGGCAGTGGCGGTCAACGCCCGCAATCTGGCCCTGGCGGAGAAGCTCGGCCTGCCGCTCTTGACGGCGTGCAGCACCTGTACGCTGATGCTGCGCAAGGCCAAGGCGGCCCTCGACGGAGGGCTGAAGGACAAGGTGAACGGATTGCTCGCGTCAGCCGGGATGGCTTACGCGGGGACGAGCGACGTAACCCACCTGCTGTGGGCGCTGGTCCGCGACT belongs to Sporomusaceae bacterium and includes:
- a CDS encoding FAD-binding protein, translating into MQTFDVLVIGSGGAGMRAALEAGARGGLSVGLMTKMFPTRSATGMAQGGINGVLGNADPTDTVDKHIFDTVKGSDYLGDQDAIAFFCGQAAAAIREIDYYGVPFSRDAKGQIAQRNFGGQSAPRTCFSADKTGHVILHTMYEQCLKHGVKMLTDRQLLDLAVDGDGLCGVVALDIRTGTVVPVKAKAVVVATGGAGRMYWSRTTNPFTSTADGMAACFRASIPLKDPEMVQFHPTGLAGTGILMSEASRAEGGYLYNNAGERFMARYAPEKMELATRDLVSQAIETEIREGRGFGEGMNAYVLLDLRHLGREKILERLPGIRDLAITFEQVDPIEAPIPIRPSCHYTMGGVDVTNFRTGGTALAGLFAAGEAACVSIHGANRLGGNSLADIMVFGKCAGVGAADYAQAQSREAGDGALMAKTAEWEARLAAAMARGGGPAVASIRDRLAEAMWNKVGIFRRGAEMEEAAAIVDGLAAEYERCAVGDDSRVFNTALVNYVELGNLLAMAKAAVLGAINRTESRGCHLREDYPARDDVNFLKHTLVTLAGAQYELSYRPVVVTEHQPAERRY
- a CDS encoding succinate dehydrogenase/fumarate reductase iron-sulfur subunit → MEQVVYRIRRFDGEKEFWQEYSFAHEPNKTVLWGLLKIKETADPSLAFVAACRSAVCGACAVRVNGEAVLACETPLDALLGRFGATLVLEPLGNFPVIRDLVVDWEPKAVRLAEAKPWLMPRDEFSAEAGCRQTQAEFKKINAQTNCILCGSCASECNKLSTGDDDFYEPFVYTKAGKFVADSRDGAAAEHLRPVLARGLWKCVHCQECVTKCPKRVAPAEDIAALRRESIRQGLTDNPGARHALAFAGDITNSGRLNETTMAVKTDGLLKSATRLPFALRLLRRGKLNPFHFPAPVEGIDGVRAIVKAAKEAKE